The proteins below come from a single Xenopus tropicalis strain Nigerian chromosome 9, UCB_Xtro_10.0, whole genome shotgun sequence genomic window:
- the LOC116407615 gene encoding zinc finger CCHC domain-containing protein 3-like, with the protein MAATDGESIPVFIRVKNSVRILAADLLNAEKGLAYIVQVILEELGRVSRREILAIQDYPRKGVYDVTFEGEGVYRSFLSILGENLADPRLSGFKVVPHFAEEEVFLIVKSYSPFVPLKEIETVIGRYCKKLVFVGKVLNELGIWTSKYRFKAVFEKGTFPPARFRLGTVNIDCFFKGMPEFCRRCRQYGHVSEGCTACQNCGKTGHEVMNCVLPKKCNFCLQEGHLYVRCPQRKVEPVEVSADLGELFVPVDLTPRSSGEEALAVTESQEGPAVKRKKEEEKKEKKKKPEKPEKQDVSSGMESSSSTNVPSPTRGQRLFKFYDCRSDRILQEALSDWPYKEEYEEMVETCIRDQPADMVRFRLLNYISQLK; encoded by the coding sequence ATGGCGGCGACGGACGGCGAATCGATTCCTGTCTTCATACGAGTCAAGAATTCTGTGAGAATCCTCGCAGCTGATCTTTTGAATGCGGAGAAAGGCCTGGCTTACATCGTACAGGTGATCTTGGAAGAGCTCGGCAGAGTTTCCAGACGGGAGATCTTAGCGATCCAGGATTATCCCAGGAAAGGAGTCTACGATGTCACCTTTGAGGGCGAAGGTGTTTACCGCAGCTTCTTGAGCATCCTGGGCGAAAATTTGGCGGATCCTCGACTGAGTGGATTTAAAGTCGTTCCACATTTTGCAGAGGAGGAAGTCTTTCTGATTGTCAAATCTTACTCTCCTTTTGTGCCACTTAAGGAGATTGAGACGGTAATAGGTAGGTACTGCAAAAAACTTGTTTTTGTAGGTAAAGTCCTCAACGAACTTGGTATTTGGACGTCAAAATACAGGTTCAAGGCCGTCTTTGAAAAGGGTACTTTCCCTCCTGCGAGGTTTCGTTTGGGCACAGTCAATATAGACTGCTTTTTCAAAGGTATGCCGGAGTTCTGCAGAAGGTGTAGACAGTATGGGCATGTATCGGAAGGATGTACAGCATGTCAGAATTGTGGTAAGACTGGTCACGAGGTAATGAATTGTGTTCTCCCCAAGAAGTGCAACTTTTGTTTACAGGAAGGCCACTTGTACGTAAGATGTCCTCAAAGGAAAGTGGAACCTGTGGAAGTTTCGGCAGATTTGGGTGAGTTATTTGTGCCAGTTGATCTAACCCCCAGGTCTTCTGGTGAGGAAGCCTTGGCTGTGACAGAATCGCAAGAAGGACCTGCAGTAAAGCGTAAGaaggaggaagaaaaaaaagagaagaaaaagaaaccaGAGAAACCTGAGAAACAAGATGTAAGTTCTGGTATGGAATCTAGTAGTTCTACTAACGTGCCTTCTCCTACCAGGGGGCAGAGACTCTTTAAGTTTTATGACTGTAGGTCTGACAGAATCCTCCAGGAAGCTTTAAGTGACTGGCCGTATAAAGAAGAATACGAAGAGATGGTGGAAACATGCATTAGAGATCAACCAGCAGATATGGTTAGATTCAGATTGTTGAATTATATAAGTCAATTAaagtaa